One Candidatus Nitronauta litoralis genomic window, AAGGTTGCTCCCGGGCTTGTGATTCGGAAGTTGCGCAAGATAGGCAAGTCGAAAAAAGTAGAAATTGAGCGTGGAGATCTTCTCGGTCTGACCCTTGCCCAGGAAGTGCTCGACCCCGACACCGGGGAGGTTGTAGGCGACTATTGTCAGGGGATCACTGAAGACATTCTGGCGACTATTGAAAAGTGCGGTGCCGGTGATATTCAGGTTCTCAGAATAGATGAAGAGAGTCCGGATAGCACCATTCGGGACACCATGGTTCTCTCCAAGGTCAATGAGGAGGAGGACGCGATTCGTGAAATCTACAAGCGGTTGCGTCCGGGTGATCCGCCAACCAATGAAATAGCGCGGACCCTGTTCTGGAATCTGTTTTTTAATCCGAAGCGATACAACCTGTCGGTAGTGGGTCGGATGAAAATGAACCAGAAGTTTGGGTTGGATGTCGATCTCGAAAACCGGTTGCTCACTCTGGAAGATATTGTAGCCGTCATGCGCTACCTGATCGGTCTTCGAAATGGGCAGGGCCTGATAGACGACATTGATCATCTCGGCAATCGCCGCGTGCGGGCTGTGGGTGAGTCCATGGAAAACCAGTTCCGCGTTGGATTGGTTCGCATGGAGCGGGCGATTATTGAGCGGATGTCCATCCAGGATCTGGAAGTGTCCATGCCGCATGACCTGATCAACTCCAAGCCGGTTACTGCGGCTATCAAGGAGTTTTTCGGCAGCAGCCAGCTCTCGCAGTTCATGGATCAGACCAACCCGTTGTCTGAAATCACTCACAAGCGCCGTTTGAGTGCGTTGGGGCCGGGCGGATTGACCCGGGAGCGCGCGGGGTTTGAGGTGCGTGATGTGCACCCGACTCACTACGGTCGAATTTGTCCAATTGAAACGCCTGAAGGTCCGAACATCGGGCTGATTGCATCCTTGTCGACTTATGCGCGGGTTAATGATTACGGATTCGTTGAAACTCCGTATCGGCGGGTGAATAATGCCAAAGTGTCGGATGAGGTCGAATTCCATACCGCCATGGTGGAGGATGAATACATCATCGCTCAGGCCAATGCTGAACTTGATAAGAACAACAAGTTTGTGAACGACATCGTGTCGGCCCGGCAGGCCGGCGATTTTATCTTGTCGCCCAGCGACAAGATTCAGCTCATGGATGTGTCGCCAAAGCAGTTGATTTCAGTGGCTACTTCCCTGATCCCTTTTCTCGAAAACGATGATGCTAACCGGGCGTTGATGGGTTCCAATATGCAGCGTCAGGCTGTGCCTCTTCTGCAAACCGAGTCTCCTTTGGTGGGCACCGGTATGGAGGGGATCGTTGCTCGTGATTCCGGGGCCGTTGTGGTGGCGGAACATGAGGGTGAAGTGATCAGTGCAGACGCTTCCCGGATCGTGGTCCGGTCATCTGTAAAAGATAAAAGACGATCCGGAGGGCTGGATTCCAAGGTTGATATTTATACCCTGTCCAAATACCAGCGCTCCAACCAGAACACCTGTGTCAATCAGAAGCCCCTCGTCCAGACCGGGGAAAAAATACGGGCCGGACAAGTGATTGCTGATGGTCCTTCAACAGATAAGGGTGAGCTGGCACTGGGACGAAATGTGCTGGTCGGGTTCATGCCCTGGGAGGGTTATAACTTTGAGGATGCGATCGTCATCAGTGAGAAGACGGTCAAGGAGGATATCTTCACCTCGGTTCATATTGAGGAGTTTGAAGTTGAAGCCCGTGACACCAAACAGGGAAAAGAAGAGATCACCCGGGATATCTCCAATGTCGGTGAAGATGCGCTGAAGAATCTTGATGACAGTGGAATCATCCGCATTGGTGCATCGGTAAAACCCAACGACATTCTGGTGGGTAAAATCACCCCTAAAGGAGAGACTCAGTTAAGTCCTGAGGAAAAACTCCTGAAAGCTATCTTCGGTGAAAAAGCCGGCGATGTGCGCGACACTTCTCTTCGGGTTCCGCCTGGTATTCTGGGAATCGTGATTGGTGTCAAGGTCTTCAGCCGCAAGGGAATCGATAAAGACTCCCGGACTCTGGCTATTGAAGAAGAGGAAGTCGAGCGTATCGAAAAGGATTTTCAGGACGAGATCAAAATCGTCAAAGGTGAAACCGAAAAGCGCCTTCGCTCCATGTTGATTGGAAAAACTGTTTCCAAGGCGGCAACGGTGGGTCGGCGACAGTTGAAAAAAGGTGAAGTGCTGGATGAGGCGACCCTTGCTGATATAGCGGGTAAGGACTTGGCTAAGGTCCCTGCGTCAGGTGTCGACTCTGCGGCTATGCAGCAGCTTGAAGACAGCAGTCATGATCAGATACAGATTTTAAAATCGATCATGGCGGACAAAATAAGCAAACTCAAAAAAGGCGACGACCTTGCGCCTGGTGTTATTAAGCTCGTCAAAGTGTTTGTTGCCATGAAGCGTAAGTTGCAGGTCGGCGACAAGATGGCGGGACGCCACGGTAACAAGGGTGTGGTTTCCAAGATTGTTCCGGAAGAAGATATGCCGTATATGGAAAACGGCAAGCCAGTCGAGCTTCTGCTCAATCCGCTGGGTGTTCCCTCTCGTATGAACGTGGGTCAGATTCTGGAGACCAACCTTGGGATGGCTGCGATGGCAACGGGTCGTCATATGGCTACGCCGGTTTTCGATGGCGCGGCTGAAGCGGATGTCCGTAAGCTGCTTGAAGAGGGTGGATGTAATCCTGCGGGTGAAGTCCAGCTTTACGACGGCCGCACGGGTCAGCCCTTCCATCAGAAGGTGATGGTCGGCTACATCTACATGCTCAAGCTGCATCATCTGGTTGACGACAAAATTCACGCCCGGTCAACGGGACCCTACTCTCTTGTTACGCAGCAGCCGCTTGGTGGTAAAGCGCAGTTTGGCGGTCAGCGTCTGGGTGAGATGGAGGTCTGGGCCATCGAGGCTTATGGTGGAGCATACACTTTGCAGGAAATGCTCACCGTTAAGTCCGACGATGTTGAAGGCCGCAAGCGCATGTACGAGGCCATCGTCAAAGGCGATACGCATCTGGTTCCGAGTTTGCCGGAATCCTTTAATGTACTGGTAAAAGAACTTCAAAGTCTGGCCATTGATGTGGAGTTGATCGAAACACTTAAGTGATCAGTTCCCGGTCAGATTGAGTCACATAAATAAAAGGGGCCAAACGGTGCCGCCTTGTTGGTTTTATGCAGCGATCCCAGTCGTTTATTGGATCGCATGAAACAACGGCTGGTTCTGATTACCCCTGATTTGGGTGTCACCATCCAAACTTTAAACCCGTTAGGAGACCACACACGTGGATACCCCCAACCTGATTGACAAACCCAAAAACCCGATCATGTTTGATGCCATCCGTGTCCGGTTGGCCTCACCTGAAAAAATCCGGTCCTGGTCGTACGGGGAAGTCAAAAAACCCGAAACTATCAACTATCGAACGTTCAAGCCTGAACGTGACGGTTTGTTTTGTGCCAAAATTTTTGGTCCTGTAAAGGACTGGGAATGTAATTGCGGTAAGTACAAGCGCATGAAGCACAAAGGCGTGGTCTGTGAGAAATGCGGCGTTGAGGTCATCCTCTCTAAGGTGCGTCGCGAGCGTCTCGGTCATATCGAGTTGGCCAGCCCGGTTGCTCACATCTGGTTTTTCAAGGGACTTCCAAGTCGCATCGGTCATGTGCTCGACCTCACCCTGAAAGAGCTCGAACGCATTATTTATTTTGAGAACTTTGTGGTGACCGACCCGGGTGAATCAGATTATAAATACGGTCAATTGCTGACTGAAGCGGAACAGCGTGAGTCGGAAGTTGAATTCCCGCAAGGACTGAAAACCATGATGGGTTGTGAGGCCGTCAGCGAAATGCTGCAAAACCTTGACCTGGACAGCCTTGCAGTCAAAATCAAGGAAGACCTGGCTAACACCCAGTCGGTTCTCAATAAGCGAAAGTTTTCAAAGCGGTTGAAAATTGTTGAAGCCTTCCGCAAGTCCGGCAATCGGCCTGAGTGGATGGTGTTGCGGGTGGTGCCGGTTATTCCGCCTGAGTTACGCCCACTCGTGCCTCTTGATGGGGGTCGTTTTGCGACGTCTGATCTGAACGATTTATATCGCCGTGTGATTAACCGGAACAACAGATTGAAGCGGCTGCAGGAGCTCAAGGCTCCACAGATCATTATTCGAAATGAAAAAAGAATGTTGCAGGAAGCCGTTTCCGCCCTGTTCGATAACGGGCGGCGCGGACGTACCCTGCGGGGAACAAACAAACGCCCGCTGAAATCCCTTTCAGATATGTTGAAGGGTAAGCAGGGTCGTTTTCGCCAGAACCTGTTGGGAAAACGCGTCGACTATTCCGGTCGTTCAGTTATCGTTGTTGGGCCGGAACTCAATCTGCATCAGTGTGGACTGCCAAAGAAAATGGCGCTTGAGCTTTTCAAGCCGTTCATCTTCAATCTGCTGGAAGAGCGTGGGTATGCCGCTACTATCAAGACAGCGAAGAAAATGGTTGAGCAGGAACGCGCCGAAGTATGGGAAGTTCTGGAAGAGGTGATCCAGAAACATCCGGTTCTTCTGAACCGGGCGCCCACCCTGCATCGTCTGGGTATCCAGGCGTTTGAGCCGGTCCTTATTGAAGGTAAGGCGATCCGTATCCATCCGCTGGTTTGTACTGCGTTTAACGCGGACTTTGACGGCGACCAGATGGCTGTTCATGTGCCGCTTTCCATGGAAGCGCGGGTCGAGGCCAAGTTGCTGATGATGGCACCGAATAACGTGATGTCTCCGGCCAACGGCCGCCCCATCGCAGTGCCGAGTCAGGACATAGTTCTTGGTTGTTACTATATGTCCAAGATTCGCGGCGGCGTTAAAGGTGAAGGTCATGTGTTCTCTGACTCGCGTGAAGTGCGTGCAGCATTTGATGCGGATGAACTGGACCTGCAGGCCAAGATAATGGTTCGTATCGATGGTGAATTGCAGTGGACGACAACCGGGCGCGTTCTTATCAAGGAAGTGATGCCGGAAGGGCTGCCGTTCGGTCTGGTCAATCAGATCCTTGACAAGAAAGCTTTGTCCGATCTGATCTCTACCTCTTATAAGCTGGTCGGACGTGAAAAGACGGTCACCCTGTTGGATCAGGTGAAAACACTCGGTTTTCATTATGCAACGGAGGCGGGCCTGTCTATTTCCATCGATCATATGCGTATTCCAAAAGCGAAAGAAGAGTTGGTCACCAAGACGGGCGAAGAGGTATTGCGTGTATATGGTCAGTATCGCGATGGTCTGATTACCAATGGCGAGCGTTACAACAAAGTGATCGACATCTGGGCACACGTTACCGAAAAAGTTTCCGAAGAGATGTTTAAGGAACTGGAAAATGAAGATCAGGATCTGGTCGACGGAAAAGGGGACAGGGGTCAGGACTTCAACTCCATATTCATTATGGCTGACTCCGGTGCTCGTGGTAGTTCGCAGCAGCTTCGGCAGCTTGCGGGTATGCGTGGTCTGATGGCCAAGCCTTCCGGTGAAATCATCGAAACGCCCATCACCGCAAACTTTCGCGAAGGATTGTCGGTTATCCAGTACTTCATCTCGACTCATGGTGCTCGTAAAGGGTTGGCGGATACCGCTCTGAAAACCGCGAATTCAGGTTACCTCACCCGACGTCTGGTGGATGTGGCGCAGGATATCATCATCATGGAAGAGGACTGCGGAACCTTGCGCGGACTTGAAGTGTCGGCGTTGGTGGAAGCGGGTGAAATCATCCAGCCATTGGGCGAGCGTTTGCTGGGCCGAACCGCGCTGGAAGATGTGATCGATCCTTTTACGAATGAAATCCTGATAAAAGCCAATGACCTTATCGATGAAGAAATCGTGGAGGCTATCGAAAACTCAGGAATCGAAAAAGTCAAAATTCGTTCCAACCTGACTTGTGAATCGCATCAGGGTCTTTGCGTGAAATGTTACGGACGTAACCTGGCCACCAACGACTGGGTGGAAGTCGGTGAGCCGGTCGGAGTTATCGCGGCGCAGTCTATTGGAGAACCGGGAACCCAGCTTACGATGCGGACGTTCCATATCGGTGGAACCGCGAGCCGGGTTGTTGAGCAGACAACGTTGTCGACCAAAAAAGGCGGCATCATCAAATATCAAGGGCTTCGCACTTTGAAGAATCAGCGAGGTGAAATCATCGTCATGAACCGTAATGGTTTCCTGACGGTGCAGGATGAAAACGGACGGGAAAAAGAGCGCTATTCCATTGTCTACGCAGCCAAATTGAAAGTTGCCGATGGGCAGGAAGTGCATGAAGGCCAGACTCTGGTGGAATGGGATCCTTACACCAACTCCATCCTGACCGAAGTTTCAGGTACGGTTGCATTCGACGATATTCTGGAGGGAGCAACCATGAAGGAAGACTTCGATGAAATTACCGGTCTTTCTTCCAAGGTCATTGTCCCGCATCGGGATGAAAAGAAACAGCCGCGCATTCTGATTACTGATGAAGAAGGAGAAGAATTGCGCAAGTATCTGCTTCCGGCTGGAGCCCACATTAATGTGAATGAAGGGGATTTTGTCAACGCGGGTGATGTTATCGTAAAAATTCCGCGTGAATCCGCAAAAACCAAGGACATCACCGGTGGTCTGCCGCGTGTTGCGGAGTTGTTTGAAGCCCGCAAGCCGCACGAGCAAGCGACTATCACCGAAATTGACGGTAAGGTCAAGTTCGGCGGATTTGTTAAGGGTATGCGAAAAGTGGTGGTTGAATCCAAAACCGGTGACGAGCGCGATTACCTTATTCCGCGCGGTAAGCACATCAATGTCCATGAGGGCGACGATGTTCTTGCAGGTGAGCCGTTGATGGATGGAGCCTCCAATCCGCACGATATCCTCGCCGTTCTTGGTGAAAACGAATTGCAGAAATATCTGGTTAATGAGGTTCAAGAGGTTTATCGGTTGCAGGGCGTTTCGATTAACGACAAGCACATCGAAGTGATTGTCCGGCAAATGTTGCGCCATGTTCAGGTTGAAGACCCGGGTGATACCGATCTTCTGGTTGGAGAGCAGGTGACCAAGAAACAGTTCAATCAGAAGAACCAGGAAGTTATCAAGGATGGAGGCAAGCCGGCGCAGGCAACCCCGGTATTACTGGGGATCACCAAATCGTCGCTTAGCACAGAAAGTTTTATCTCTGCCGCCTCTTTCCAGGAGACAACCCGGGTATTGACTGAGGTTTCTCTCAGCGGGAAAGAGGATCGTCTGGTTGGCCTTAAGGAAAACGTTATTATGGGCCGACTGATCCCGGCGGGAACCGGTTGTCGGGTGTATTCCGGAATTCGGATCGAAGAGCCGGAATACGAGGAAGAAACGCCTGCTGAAACCGCTACAGAGACTTCTGAAGCGGGTACAGAGGAAGAAGAAACCGCCGCGGTGGAATAACCTTGTTTTTTTAGATTTTTCCACTTGACTGATCTCGTTAAAGTGATAGAATCTTGAACTTTCCGCCAGCGTTACAAATTTTCGTTAGGTCAAGGAAATCAAACACTTAGGGCAACTCCGTTTTTTTTCGGGGCGGCCTCAATAGGGAGCTATTACTTTGCCGACTATAAATCAACTGGTCCGACAGGGCCGGAAGGCAAAAAATTACAAGACAGCGAGTCCGGCGTTGAAGCGCTGTCCGCAGAAGCGGGGTGTTTGTGTGCGTGTGTATACCTCGACTCCCAAGAAGCCGAATTCCGCGCTCCGTAAGGTGGCCCGCGTGAGGCTGACCAATGGAATGGAAGTAACCACTTACATTCCCGGCGTGGGGCATAATTTGCAGGAGCATTCCATTGTTTTGATTCGGGGTGGTCGTGTTAAGGATTTGCCTGGTGTCCGTTACCATGTGGTACGCGGAAGTCTTGATACGCTGGGCGTTGATAACCGTCGTCAGAGCCGTTCTAAGTACGGTGCAAAACGACCCAAGAATTAACTCCGAACCCAACCTATGGCAAGAAGACGTACAGCAGTAAAAAGAGAAATACTGCCCGACCCTAAATTTCACGACATGCTTGTGTCGCGTTTTGTTAATTGCCTTTTGAGGCAGGGGAAGAAGAGTCTGGCAGAGCGCATGCTCTATACGGCGCTGGACACCATCGGCGAGAAGGTCGCAGATGAGGAGCCGCTCCGAGTGTTTAAAAAAGCGGTGGAAAATGCAGCCCCTGTTTTGGAAGTGCGGTCCCGGCGTGTCGGGGGTGCAACCTACCAGGTGCCGGTGGAGGTCAACCACAGTCGCCGAATTGCATTGAGTATCCGGTGGTTGATTGGGAATGCGAAGTCCCGCGCAGGAAAATCCATGGCGGAAAAGCTGACAGCTGAATTGCTGGATGCCTATAACAGTCAGGGCGGCGCGATTAAGAAAAAAGATGAAGTGCATCGTATGGCAGAAGCCAATAAAGCGTTTGCCCATTACAGGTGGTAAGGAAATATAGGCTGAGATGAGTAAAAAGTTATCCCTCGAAAAAGTTCGTAATATTGGAATCATCGCTCACATCGACGCGGGTAAAACCACGACGACGGAACGTGTTCTTTATTACACAGGTAAGAGTCATAAGATTGGTGAAGTGCACGAAGGCAGTGCCACCATGGACTGGATGGAGCAGGAGCAGGAGCGTGGTATCACGATCACTTCGGCTGCGACTACCTGTTTCTGGGATAAGCATCAAATCAATATCATCGACACACCCGGGCACGTTGATTTTACCGCGGAGGTTGAGCGGTCCCTGCGGGTTCTGGATGGTGCCATCGGCGTTTTTTGTGCGGTGGGTGGCGTTGAGCCTCAGTCTGAAACGGTATGGCGGCAGGCTACCAAGTACAAGGTCCCGCGGATTGCTTTTGTGAATAAAATGGATCGTACCGGTGCCAACTTTGTTTCTGTTGTGGGTCAAATGAAAGATCGGCTGGGAGCCAATCCGGTTCCGGTGCAGATCCCGGTGGGTGCTGAGGGTGATTTTGTTGGTGTGATCGACTTGATAGAGATGAAAGCCAATATTTATTCGGATGACAAAGGCAAGGGTGAGGTGTTTGATGTTGTGGACATCCCCGAAGATATGCGGGAGATGGCAGAGCACTACCGTGACAAAATGGTTGAGGCCGCCTCCGATGCTGATGAAAGCATCATGGAGCGATACCTTGAGGGCGGTGAGATCAGTAACAGTGAGATTCTTGCGGCTATCCGAACCGGCACCCTGGATTTGAAATTCACTCCCGTTTTTTGCGGGGCGGCGTTTAAGAATAAAGGTGTTCAGCAGTTGCTGGATGCGGTGGTCAATATTCTTCCGTCTCCTCTTGATGTTCCGTCGATTGTCGGGACCAATCCGAATACGCAGGAAGAGGTTGGTTTCAAGGTTGAAGACAGCGAGCCGCTGTCGGCGCTGGCTTTCAAGATCATGACCGATCCATTTGTCGGGCAGCTGGCATTTGTCCGGGTGTATTCCGGTAAGCTGGAATCCGGATCCTATGTCTACAACTCGACTAAGAATCAGCGTGAGCGAGTGGGTCGTCTGCTGCGAATGCACGCCAACAAGCGTGAAGAGATCAAAGAAGTGGCCGCAGGTGATATTGCCGCCGTTGTCGGATTCAAGAAAACCTTCACCGGTGATACGCTTTGTCCTGAAGACAAGCCTGTAATTCTTGAGGCCATCACATTTCCGCAGCCTGTTATTGCGATTGCCATTGAGCCAAAGACCAAGGCAGAGCAGGATAAGCTGGGCGATTGCCTGCATAAGCTGGCCCAGGAGGACCCGACTTTTGAAGCGCGGGTTGATCCTGAGACCAACCAGACCATTATCTCCGGGATGGGTGAGTTGCATCTCGAAGTCCTGGTTGATCGGATGAAGCGCGAGTTCAGTCTTGACGTGCATGTGTCCAAGCCTCAGGTTGCCTATCGCGAAACGATTTCAAAGGCGGTGGATCATGCCCACCAGTACAAGAAGCAGACCGGTGGTAAGGGGCAGTTTGCGCATGTGAAAATCAAGGTTGAGCCTCAGGAGCCAGGTGATGGTTACGAATTTGTGAACAAGATCACCGGTGGGGCGATCCCGAAGGAATTTATTCCCGCAGTGCAAAAGGGGATCGAGGAAGCGATGGACCGGGGTGTGTTGTGTGGGTATCCAGTGGTTGATATTCGCGTCACCCTGTATGACGGGTCATATCATGAGGTCGACTCGTCTGAAATGTCTTTTAAGATCTGTTCCGCTATCGCGTTCAAGGAGGCCTGTCAAAAAGCCGGTCCTCAGTTGCTTGAGCCGGTGATGGATGTCGAGGTGATGACCCCTGAAGATTTCATGGGTGATGTTATAGGTAATCTCAATTCAAAGCGGGGCAAGATTAAAGAATTGGCAGAACGCGCCGGTGCCAAGGTGGTGAAATGTGAAGTTCCCCTGGCGGGTATGTTCGGTTACTCGACCGATCTCCGCTCGGCGACACAGGGGCGTGCCAACTACAGTATGGAATTCGCAAAATACGATGTTGTGCCGGCTGCGATCGCGGAAGAGTTGATCGCCAAAGCTGCCGGGACGACTCCCGAAAACACAACGGTTTAACTGATATCGACATTTACGATCGAGAAAATGGAGTGAACACGGTATGGCTAAAGAAAAATTTGTAAGAGACAAGCCTCATTTAAACATAGGAACCATCGGGCACGTGGATCATGGTAAAACCACTCTGACCGCGGCCATCACCGAAGTACTGGCGACAAAAGGTTTTGCTGACAGTATTGCGTTCGATCAGATTGACAAGGCGCCGGAGGAGAAGGAGCGTGGTATCACCATCGCGATTGCGCATGTTGAGTATCAGACGGAAGAACGTCACTACGCTCACGTTGACTGTCCGGGTCATGCTGACTATGTAAAAAACATGATCACCGGAGCGGCGCAGATGGACGGCGCGATCCTGGTTATCTCTGCTACCGACGGCCCCATGCCTCAGACACGTGAGCATATCCTGCTGGCTCGTCAGGTTGGTGTGCCGAGGATTGTTGTGTTCATGAACAAGTGCGACATGGTTGATGATGAAGAGTTGCTCGACCTGGTTGAGCTTGAGGTTCGTGAGCTCCTCAGCAAGTACGAATTTCCAGGGGACGACATTCCGGTTGTTCGCGGCAGTGCGTTGAAAGCTCTTGAAAATGCTAGTGATGAGACGCAGAGTAAATGCATCTGGGATCTGATGGGGGAAGTTGATAAGTACATCCCGGTTCCCGAGCGTCCGGTTGACAAGCCGTTCCTGATGCCGATTGAGGATATCTTCAGCATCTCCGGTCGTGGAACGGTTGCGACGGGTCGTGTTGAGCAGGGCATCATCAAGGTGGGTGAGGAAGTTGAGGTCGTTGGTTTTCGCGATACGGACAAGACCACGGTGACCGGTGTTGAAATGTTCCGCAAGCTGCTGGATGAAGGTCAGGCGGGTGACAATGTCGGGCTTCTCTTGCGCGGTACGAAGCGTGAAGACATCGAGCGCGGGCAGGTTCTGGCAAAGCCGGGTTCGATTACACCGCACAGTAAATTCAAGGCATCGGTTTATATTCTGACGAAAGAGGAAGGTGGTCGTCACACTCCGTTCTTCAACGGGTATCGTCCACAGTTTTATTTCCGGACCACTGACGTGACAGGTGTTTGTACCCTGCCGCAGGGAGTGGAAATGGTTATGCCTGGAGACAACGTGACCTTTGACGTTGAATTGATCACCCCCGTAGCGATGGCGAAAGAGCTGCGGTTTGCAATCCGTGAAGGCGGACGTACCGTCGGCGCCGGAATCGTAAGCGAGATCAACGAGTGATGGCGGAAACCAGTCAGAAGATAAAGATCAAGCTTAAGGCTTACGACCACAAGTTGCTGGACTGGTCGGTCGGCGAGATTGTCGAAACGACAAAGCGCACTGGCGCTCGTGTGGTGGGTCCGATCCCCTTGCCAACAGTCCGGAACCGGTGGACGGTTTTGAGATCACCGCATGTTGATAAAAAGTCCCGGGAACAGTTCGAGATCAGAACGCACAAGCGTATCCTGGAAATTCTCGAGCCTACCCCGCAAACAGTAGACGCACTCATGAAGCTGGATCTTTCCGGCGGCGTCGATATTGAGATCAAGCTGTAGCCCTATGGAAGCTTTACTTGGAAAAAAAATGGGGATGACCCAGGTGTTCACTGATAAGGGGGATTGTGTCCCCGTGACGGTGATTCAGGTTGAAAAATGTGTGCCTGTTCTCAAGCGCACTCCTGAAACTGACGGTTATCAGGCGGTTCTGGTGGCTTATGGTGAGCGAAAGAAAAAGCACGCCAATAAAGCTCAGTTAGGTTTTTACGCCAAGCATAAAATGGATCCGGCTCAGACCTTGACCGAATTCCGCGACCAGGATATTGAAGACGATGCACTTGGCAAGCCGCTCAAGGTTGACCTGTTCTCCGAAGGCGATTTTGTGAATGTCATCGGGACGTCCAAGGGTAAAGGGTTTCAGGGGGTCATGAAGCGGCACGGATTCGCGGGTCACCCGGCTTCACGTGGTAACCATGAGTCATTTCGTGGCCCGGGTTCCATTGGTATGGCGACCTTCCCGGGCAGAGTGCTCAGGGGGCATCCCATGGCAGGGCATATGGGTAACGAGCGGGTCTTTGTGAAAAATTTAAGTGTTGTTAGTGTGGATCCCGGTAATAACACAATTCTGATTCGGGGGGCAGTGCCTGGAAAGAACGGTGGGCTGGTCCGGGTCGTGAAATCGCAAAAACAACCGAAGAATGGTAAGAAGTGATGGCGGAACTGGAAGTAAAAGATAAAGAAAATAATAAAGTCGAGACTGTTGCGGTATCCGATGATGTGTTTGGCGTGACAGTGCGCGAGCATCTGGTGCAGCGATATGTGGTGATGCAGCTTGCGTCCCGGCGCAGTGGTACAGCGAAGACGCAGAACAGTCGCTGTGAAGTACGCGGCGGTGGTAAAAAGCCCTGGCGCCAGAAAGGAACCGGACGGGCCCGTCAGGGCAGCATTCGGTCCGCCAACTGGGTTGGTGGTATGACGGTGTTTGGTCCCGCCCCTCGCGACTACAGTTTCCCTCTATCCAAAAAATCCAAAAAACTCGCAATCAAATCCGTATTAACCGATCGTCTTCAGAATGGTGGCATCACTGTTGTGAAGGATCTTTCGCTTGAAGAGCCTAAAACCAGGCATGCAGTTGCCCTGTTGGGTAAGCTTGAGCTTCCGGCGAAAACTCTGTTCCTTCTGGGCGATGAGAATGAAAACCTGAGGTTGGCTGTCAGGAACATTCCGCAGGTGGATTGCCTTTCGATTGAGGGGTTGAATGTATACGACCTGCTTCGGCACGAACGTATTGTGTTGACGCCCGAGACGGTCAAGAAAATTGAGGAGCGCCTTAACTAATGGATCTGCATCGCGTGTTGGAAAAGCCCCTGGTAACGGAAAAAGGCACCCTGATGTCTGAGGGGGGAAACTGGGTTTTGTTTCAGGTAAACCGTGGTGCGAACAAGCATTTGGTTAAGCAAGCGGTTGAAAAAATATTTAAAGTCACTGTGCTCAAAGTCAACACCCTGATGATGAAACCAAAGAGCAAACGGTTTGGAAGGCATGTGGGGCAGACTCAAAGCTGGAAAAAAGCCATGGTCCTGTTGAAGGACGGTGACACCATTGATTTCTTCGAGGGAGCGTAACCGAGCATGCCTGTACGCAGAATGAAACCGACATCTGCCGGAGTACGTTTCCGGACGATCTCCACTTTTGAAGAGGTCACCAAGAAGACTCCCGAGAAGAGTTTGCTTGTCGCGATCGGACGCAAGGGTGGTCGTAATCATCATGGGCGACTCACTGCTCCGCACCGGGGTGGTGGGCACCGCAAGCTATACC contains:
- the rpoB gene encoding DNA-directed RNA polymerase subunit beta — translated: MSKTTQIERGSIDPRTRLNFSRIPTVIGIPNLIEIQKKSFEHFLQLEVAPLKRKLQGLEEVFQDIFPISDLNVNARIEYVGYEVGIWETSQGEYKDLGGVGVIDEETGEEVHYKEKFKLSECRQKGLTYSDPIKIMVRMVLYDKERLDLNARLLKELPGRTIVEEVKHPETGKVLIPGRVEVTDEIVNTLKEAKVPSVVVNSVREVKEQKIFLGELPVMGPTGTFMINGVERVIVSQMHRSPGAFFAHDKGKSHVSGKYLYTARIIPDRGSWLDFEFDIKDILHVKIDRRRKLPATVLLAAFGLTREDILRAFYTIESLTFQPKEGRWVMNNKNLMCGMTVREDVVDSKTEDVVLKSGKKVAPGLVIRKLRKIGKSKKVEIERGDLLGLTLAQEVLDPDTGEVVGDYCQGITEDILATIEKCGAGDIQVLRIDEESPDSTIRDTMVLSKVNEEEDAIREIYKRLRPGDPPTNEIARTLFWNLFFNPKRYNLSVVGRMKMNQKFGLDVDLENRLLTLEDIVAVMRYLIGLRNGQGLIDDIDHLGNRRVRAVGESMENQFRVGLVRMERAIIERMSIQDLEVSMPHDLINSKPVTAAIKEFFGSSQLSQFMDQTNPLSEITHKRRLSALGPGGLTRERAGFEVRDVHPTHYGRICPIETPEGPNIGLIASLSTYARVNDYGFVETPYRRVNNAKVSDEVEFHTAMVEDEYIIAQANAELDKNNKFVNDIVSARQAGDFILSPSDKIQLMDVSPKQLISVATSLIPFLENDDANRALMGSNMQRQAVPLLQTESPLVGTGMEGIVARDSGAVVVAEHEGEVISADASRIVVRSSVKDKRRSGGLDSKVDIYTLSKYQRSNQNTCVNQKPLVQTGEKIRAGQVIADGPSTDKGELALGRNVLVGFMPWEGYNFEDAIVISEKTVKEDIFTSVHIEEFEVEARDTKQGKEEITRDISNVGEDALKNLDDSGIIRIGASVKPNDILVGKITPKGETQLSPEEKLLKAIFGEKAGDVRDTSLRVPPGILGIVIGVKVFSRKGIDKDSRTLAIEEEEVERIEKDFQDEIKIVKGETEKRLRSMLIGKTVSKAATVGRRQLKKGEVLDEATLADIAGKDLAKVPASGVDSAAMQQLEDSSHDQIQILKSIMADKISKLKKGDDLAPGVIKLVKVFVAMKRKLQVGDKMAGRHGNKGVVSKIVPEEDMPYMENGKPVELLLNPLGVPSRMNVGQILETNLGMAAMATGRHMATPVFDGAAEADVRKLLEEGGCNPAGEVQLYDGRTGQPFHQKVMVGYIYMLKLHHLVDDKIHARSTGPYSLVTQQPLGGKAQFGGQRLGEMEVWAIEAYGGAYTLQEMLTVKSDDVEGRKRMYEAIVKGDTHLVPSLPESFNVLVKELQSLAIDVELIETLK